The following proteins are co-located in the Theropithecus gelada isolate Dixy chromosome 19, Tgel_1.0, whole genome shotgun sequence genome:
- the FBXO46 gene encoding F-box only protein 46 → MDRGSLLPFQLWCPRPFGTYSQNQPRPPSAALKPSACPEPGGGAEPDHGPAHSENTPPALATEVPASQPAPLLSAAAAGDEGRVLLDTWYVIKPGNTKEKVAFFVAHQCGGGSRASSMKVKGHWGSDSSKAKRRRRCLDPTKAPPDPGGREGPAASEEGPASAGEDVDLLSVAEMVALVEQRAALALQSYPRPATPAPVVFVSAEQGGPAKGVGSERRSGGGDCSRVAEAVAHFEAQRDSPPTKGLRKEERPGPGPGEVRIAFRISNGREPRAPDSGLPTGGGGRPGCAYPGSPGPGARAKDKITCDLYQLISPSRDALPSNVEFLLARADEASEGESPAPARPEDTPPAPPPPPARDCGASGFHVDVVVTGVVDECIFFGKDGTKNVKEETVCLTVSPEEPPPPGQLFFLQNRGPDGPPEPPPADSPATAPGPDDAEGTADTSLCRLYRHVSHDFLEIRFKIQRLLEPRQYMLLLPEHVLVKIFSFLPTRALAALKCTCHHFKGIIEAFGVRATDSRWSRDPLYRDDPCKQCRKRYEKGDVSLCRWHPKPYHHDLPYGRSYWMCCRRADRETPGCRLGLHDNNWVLPCNGPGGGRAGREEGR, encoded by the coding sequence ATGGACCGCGGAAGCCTCCTGCCCTTCCAGCTATGGTGCCCCCGGCCCTTTGGCACCTACTCACAGAACCAGCCGCGCCCGCCTTCTGCGGCCCTCAAGCCATCAGCCTGCCCTGAGCCTGGCGGCGGGGCCGAGCCAGACCATGGGCCTGCCCACTCAGAGAACacaccacctgccttggccaccgAGGTCCCTGCCTCCCAGCCGGCTCCACTCCTCTCAGCAGCAGCTGCTGGTGATGAGGGTCGAGTCCTCCTGGACACCTGGTATGTCATCAAGCCCGGGAATACAAAGGAGAAGGTGGCCTTCTTTGTGGCCCACCAGTGTGGTGGGGGCAGCCGGGCCAGCTCCATGAAGGTCAAGGGGCACTGGGGCAGTGATAGCTCCAAGGCCAAGCGGAGGAGGCGCTGTCTTGACCCCACCAAAGCTCCTCCTGACCCAGGGGGCCGAGAGGGCCCGGCCGCCTCTGAGGAGGGCCCTGCCTCAGCTGGTGAGGACGTGGACCTGCTCTCTGTGGCCGAGATGGTGGCCCTCGTGGAACAGCGGGCGGCCCTGGCCCTGCAGAGCTACCCACGACCGGCCACCCCAGCGCCTGTAGTTTTTGTGTCCGCGGAGCAGGGTGGACCGGCCAAGGGGGTGGGGTCTGAACGGCGGTCCGGTGGAGGGGACTGCAGCCGTGTAGCGGAGGCCGTGGCCCACTTTGAGGCGCAGAGGGACAGCCCTCCCACCAAGGGCCTCCGCAAGGAAGAGCGACCCgggccaggccctggggaggTGCGCATCGCCTTCCGCATCTCCAATGGCCGGGAGCCCCGTGCACCAGACAGCGGCCTGCCCACTGGGGGCGGGGGCAGGCCTGGTTGTGCCTACCCTGGCAGCCCAGGTCCTGGGGCCCGAGCCAAGGACAAGATCACATGTGACTTATACCAGCTCATCAGCCCCTCGCGGGATGCCCTCCCCAGCAACGTGGAGTTCCTGCTGGCCAGGGCGGATGAGGCCAGCGAGGGTGAGAGCCCGGCGCCCGCCAGGCCTGAGGACACTCCCCCGGCGCCCCCTCCGCCCCCTGCCCGGGACTGCGGAGCGTCAGGCTTCCACGTGGACGTGGTGGTGACGGGCGTGGTAGATGAGTGCATCTTCTTTGGCAAGGATGGCACCAAGAACGTGAAGGAGGAGACTGTGTGCCTGACGGTCAGCCCAGAGGAGCCGCCGCCTCCGGGCCAGCTCTTCTTTCTCCAGAACCGCGGGCCGGACGGGCCCCCGGAGCCACCCCCAGCAGACTccccggccaccgcgcccggcccagacgaTGCCGAGGGCACGGCGGACACCTCCCTGTGTCGCCTGTACCGGCACGTGTCGCACGATTTCCTAGAGATCCGCTTCAAGATTCAGCGGCTGCTGGAGCCGCGACAGTACATGCTGCTGCTGCCAGAGCACGTGCTGGTCAAGATCTTCAGCTTCCTGCCCACGCGCGCGCTGGCCGCCCTCAAGTGCACCTGCCACCACTTCAAGGGCATCATCGAGGCATTCGGCGTACGGGCCACAGACTCGCGCTGGAGCCGAGACCCGCTCTACCGCGATGACCCTTGCAAGCAGTGCCGCAAGAGATACGAGAAGGGCGACGTGTCGCTCTGCCGCTGGCACCCCAAGCCCTACCACCATGACCTGCCTTACGGACGTTCCTACTGGATGTGCTGCCGCCGAGCCGACCGCGAGACGCCCGGCTGCCGCCTGGGCCTCCACGATAACAACTGGGTGCTGCCCTGCAATGGGCCGGGCGGAGGCCGGGCAGGCCgggaggaggggaggtga